From the genome of Vicia villosa cultivar HV-30 ecotype Madison, WI linkage group LG2, Vvil1.0, whole genome shotgun sequence, one region includes:
- the LOC131653839 gene encoding double-stranded RNA-binding protein 2-like, whose product MYKNQLQELAQRSCFNLPSYTCIREGPDHAPRFKATVNFNGEIFESPQYCSTLRQAEHSAAEVALNSLSHRGPSHSLAAKILDETGVYKNLLQEIAQRVGAPLPQYTTFRSGLGHLPVFTGIVELAGITFTGEPAKNKKQAEKNAAMAAWSSLKQLAKESASSSTEPENNDELEQITIARALLNYRLKEKMSMSNRNAPIPFQKKFQIQNLRPASSQPPATTSKILPLICPKTGPRNKPSSATSNENPRSRHPLTTATSDKSIVQPPQSYAQENWMTRPLRFPAAGAAPYVPIRQMRSPCHGIAPPVAMRTVVPVFSAPPLPPPASVHQVIRAPPVRVAPPVSIRQAIPVFAAPPPRKDESPPIQNNLPAPAEQDKLPAKILETEKTEKCPPQPETLQSLEQLKI is encoded by the exons ATGTACAAGAACCAGCTTCAAGAGCTGGCGCAGAGGAGCTGCTTCAATCTTCCTTCGTACACTTGTATCCGAGAAGGTCCCGATCACGCGCCGAGGTTTAAAGCTACCGTTAACTTTAACGGCGAGATCTTCGAGAGTCCTCAGTACTGTTCGACTCTCCGTCAAGCTGAACATTCCGCTGCCGAAGTAGCGCTCAATTCGCTCTCGCACCGTGGTCCTTCGCACTCACTCGCCGCTAAGATCCTC GATGAGACTGGAGTTTACAAGAATCTCTTACAGGAAATTGCACAGCGAGTAGGGGCTCCATTGCCTCAGTACACAACATTCAGATCAGGCCTAGGACATTTACCTGTTTTTACTGGAATAGTAGAATTAGCTGGAATCACATTTACCGGTGAACCTGCCAAGAATAAGAAACAAGCCGAGAAAAATGCAGCCATGGCAGCTTGGTCATCTTTAAAGCAAT TGGCAAAAGAGAGTGCTAGCTCTTCAACTGAACCTGAGAACAATGACGAATTAGAACAGATCACTATAGCTCGGGCTTTGCTGAACTACCGTCTGAAGGAAAAGATGTCGATGTCTAACCGAAATGCGCCTATTCCATTTCAGAAGAAGTTTCAGATTCAAAATCTCAGGCCAGCTAGTTCTCAACCTCCTGCCACCACATCAAAGATCCTTCCCCTAATTTGCCCAAAGACAGGACCTCGAAACAAACCTTCATCGGCAACATCAAATGAAAATCCTCGAAGCAGGCATCCGCTAACAACAGCAACCAGTGACAAGTCGATTGTGCAGCCGCCACAATCTTATGCACAAGAAAACTGGATGACCCGTCCTCTGAGGTTCCCTGCAGCAGGGGCAGCACCTTATGTTCCCATCCGACAAATGAGATCACCTTGCCATGGGATTGCACCTCCAGTGGCTATGAGGACGGTAGTACCCGTATTCTCTGCACCACCTCTTCCACCACCTGCCTCAGTTCATCAGGTTATACGGGCTCCCCCTGTACGAGTTGCTCCTCCAGTAAGTATTCGGCAAGCTATTCCTGTATTTGCTGCCCCTCCACCAAGAAAAGATGAATCTCCCCCCATTCAAAATAATCTACCTGCTCCTGCTGAACAAGATAAGCTTCCAGCTAAAATTCTAGAGACGGAGAAGACTGAGAAGTGCCCACCACAACCAGAGACTTTGCAGAGTTTGGAGCAGCTaaaaatttga